One Strix aluco isolate bStrAlu1 chromosome 19, bStrAlu1.hap1, whole genome shotgun sequence genomic window, ACAACACACCATTTTGCAATTAGGACCAGAAATTGCAGCTCCTACCTGAGCTTGTCTTTCCTGATGCAGAGCAAAGCAAGTAATGCAAAAAGACATCCTTGTTCAGAgcacacagaggaggaagagtgagccATGTCCAGGGAACACCAGCCTGCCCTGACGCTGAGACCACCATCTGCGGGGCTGATGCACCACCCCGCAGAAGCAGCAAGCTCCTTTGCTTGTCCCTGCTCAAGATACCTCAACCCTTTCAGGAGGTAATGAGGAGTCTCAGCCACTCTGTCCTTCTCCTGGCTCTCCCCGAAGCCTTGCTGTTTGCCTTAACTGGCAGGAgcacaaacacattttcttttggcttaGATCCATGAACATccgaggataaaaaaaaaaaaaagttaaattctgGTGCTTAATCACAGCTTTATGGATAGTTCTTATAAACTCACAGTTAATGGCATCTTTGGTCTCCAGTGGAAGGTCAATAGCTCTATCTGCCCAGCATTCATCAGAAATAGAATCTATGTAATCTCCAGATTAAATACTGGGAAGCCAGCAGATGAGCCCAAAGGTGAACCTGCCAAAGGATAAAAGCCACTTGTGAGCTGCTTCAGGGAAAAGTCTTGAGTAACTGATTATATGTCAAGGTCTCCATGGCCACTGAAGGAGTCCCACACAAACAGTCCTAAGGATTTTTCTCCCTACAGTAATACACAGTAAGACTATTGCGCCTTGTTTCCCAGGAGCTCTCTAGCAATTAACCTCCTCACCCACCATTCACGGTAGAGAAGATTTACTTGTCCTCTACAGCTTACGTGTCTCACCTACAATGAGATCCCATCTCATGCTCCGGCTGCTCAGGCTGTGACTGTTCCTGTTTGCCCATCATTCAGCTATCTTCACCTTAATGAACTCATCCTGCTCTTGACAAAACATCCCCTACCCAGCCCCTTCCTCTTGGAACACACAGTCTCAAGGAACTGAATTCTTCTGTTCTCACCCTTCCTTATTCCTCTGCTATGTCATGTCAGAGAGTGTTTAAAGTTGTTCTATCAGACATTATAAATAAATCTGATTTATACTCTAAATCCCCACCTCTTTGCTGTTTGTGTCACATGcttctctccctgcagccttctcacACTTACTCTCTCTTGCCATCATGCTTTCTCACCCTCTgaaggggcagcagaactgacattctCCAGGCACCATTCTCTGTGGAGACCCACACTTCACGCTCATCTTCACATGGTCTGATGTAGCTCACCACATCCCCAGGGACTGCCTGCTGCCCACAGTCATGATGCATGAATCGTGTATTTGCTTCATGGTTGTAGTTTTTGGAGGAGAGCCTagaaaaactttgttttaatttttttaatagagcaTAATAGTTCCTATTGAATTTCTCCTTTGCAAGCACACTGacacaaacaggaaagcagagcCAGTACACAAGTTTCACTTCACTGCACAACATTGAGCAGCTGCTAGCATTGGTGTCCATGGAGTCTGTTGGTAGAGAAGTCTTACTTTACAATCAGTTCAGCTACAAACATCTAACGCAACACTCACAGCATGCCCTGTTCCTCAGGGAGGCTAATTCTGGGCTTAGCCCGTCGATCCGACACATAACTCCTGCCTACGTCCACTGGCATAACCACCCGGATCAAGTGGCATAACACCAAGTTCTTAAAGCCTCCCTGCTTCTCCACTCCCCAATTCTCCTGGTTTTATCACAAACTCCTGATGAACAGGGATCAAAGCCTTATATAAGCATTTCACATTTCCTGCACATTGGAGGACAGGTTACAGACTAAGCGCTCTCGCAAGCTTTACTCTGGTGTTCAGGAAAAGCAAGTCCCAAACCTGCATTTTTCCTTACTCAGGTCTCTCACACGCTCACTCTCCACAAGGCAGATGACTTCCTGCTGCTGGTTCTCTACTGCAGAGTCTTCAGTAAAGGAAGAAGCATGAAAATAAGTGAGAGAAGCGTAGACTAGGCAAGGACAAATTACATCAACAGCTGTACGAGAAAAGCTATCTTTTTATGAACCATAAAAGAGAATGGAGGTTTTATTCATTCTGAAAGTAGCATGTCTGCTAAGCAATTTCACAGTTAAGGACATTATTGCATGCATCTGAACACTGTGTGCAATGCAATGTACACAGAACTGCTCGTTTATGGCACTTTGAAGAAATAGGATTGAGGCAATACAGTTAATATTTGGAAAGAACAATTATGAGTACTGTGAACATGGGGTTTGCTTGCTGGCATCAACATATTCCGAGAAGGGCAGCAAAAGTGAGGTCACTGACACACAATTTTGGGGCATAATTTTATCTCTGAAGACACTAGTCCTGTCCCCACGCCAGCTCATTCCAACAGCGCTGTGTATTGATGAGGAAGGGCTGCTTCTGGCTCTGCCATAAGCACAGCAGTAATTCCGTGACACTAGGGCACACTTATCACAGCTGGGGCCTCGAATTTATAACGTAAGGGTCTTCAGTTAGGGAGGCCCAATTTTGTCAGTTTTAGCCTTAACTTCATCAGTTTGGGCAACTGTCAATGAAGGCACCCACTTGCACCTCAGTGTTCTCACACGAGCTATTACTTCTCAGAAGTACCTTTGAAATCCTGGGCTCTGCAATCCAGCCAGGCAGGACACGCCGCTGGCACTCCTCACTACAAGCACTGCATGCATTAGATTTTCTCCCTCGGACACCTCTAACTTGCAAAGCCAAAGCAAGTTTGGTCAATAAGGATGGCAATAGCACTCCTGTGGCAAACTACCGCTCATCGTAAGGATTTCTGCAGGAGCCTAGTCTGACACGTGACATTTGTATGACTTTTATTGACAACACGCTGATTCGGAGCACAGATCTTTCTCCTCAGCAGCACACTGTTGGGTACCTCTGCTTTGGCTTTGCTCTGGGCCTCACCCACACCAACAGCtcatctgctgcacactgtaGTACTCAGAGGGGAACATATTTGGCCATTAAACCAGAATTCAGTCCTCTCTTACCACTAAAAGCATGCCACAGAATCTTCCCTTCCCgccaaaccccaaaccactgaCCAGCCTTGCAAATAGCCAACAATAGCTTTTATTCTTGATTGGTTTGGGGTCTCTTGAGTTTTCTCTGAGAGATGAGCCAACACAATGCCGACTAGGCATTCACATCTGCAAATCAAGTTCCTACTGGTAGTCGGAACCATGATTTCCAACTATTCggcatttaaaaattagtaaGGACAAGCAAGGTGTCCCCCCCACAGTAATCTGTCCTTCAAGGGAAGAATAAAGAGCAGTCTTTAGATGGACACTGCCGAGATGGACAACTCCTTGTTGCTAACTTGCTGATGAGCCATCTGCAGGGGACAGGGAAGCATCTGAGAAGTGATTGTAGTCATGGTTTGAGTCCCAGATTTCTATCCAcctaagaaagaaagaacagtTAGAGCCTACAAAGGCACACTAGATGTCGCTGAATTAAGTTTTTAAGTTTCAAAGGAACAGAACAAAGTGACCCTGCCAGGAGCTGTTGCACCACTTCTGTAAATTCCAACACCCTCTCCCAGGACTTATCAGGGGATGGGTTTTCTATTATGACACAACTTTTGCTTTAATTAGTAGAGAAACAACAGGAAGAGAGACTGCTAAAAGAGCTCCATCTCTTCCATAAAGGAGGACTTTAAAACTGAACTCCCAATTTTGGATTCCACCCCGAGGGTGGAGTAAGTCTTTGAAGTGCTTTGAATGTCAGCAGCTACACTACTCAGGCTGTTAAGTTTATCACCAGGATTCAGATGCCAAAAGAAATGGACCTGCACCTCTGCTTACTGGGGCACTAAACACCCTCTCATAAGCATAACTGAAAATATGCCTTAAAAACTGTGAGCCTCTATCCTAAGTACAGCAATCAGTATTTTCCATATTACACTTCACAGGTCCTATGGCAAAGTTTagaaatttaaagtaaattaCCCAATAACAGCGGCTGGAATAAGAAGAATTATAGCCccaaaaagaaatgggaatcCCCTCATGAAGTGCAAGCTGGCAGGGTAGAGAGAGTTGAACACTCCTGTAGCCACAAGTGAACACAGTCCTTCCACACAGGCaacagaagcaaaaagagcaCCTGGAAAAGATATATAAGAGGTTAATGGTGCCTGCAAATGTCTTTACCACATCACCTCCTTCAGTGGGATTCTGTGAGCCTTTCCAAGGGTTTGCACTCCCAATCAGAAAAGTGGTGTCTGCGTTGTCAAGTGTggtgagcaggagctgggagcagggTCAGGCACACCGTGCTGGCCTGGTGGGCCAAACCTGTCAGGCTCAGCTTCTCTGTAGCCAAGACCACCTCATCGACCTCCAGAATTTGTATCACCGGAGGTGACCAGGAATATTATATATCTGCTGGATTGTAAATGCTTTACACAGGGTGATATAGATCTGTTTACTGACAAGCACATCTTATCGCTTGTTAAACATTAAGTACAGCAGAAGGCTGCACTTTATACATTTACCATCATAAATCTGGTATCAAGCATGCGCCACCTTCATTCGAATGTAAGAAACACAAACTGTGCAAAGTCACCTTCTGATCTTCCCCACCTCAGttccccctcccctctgcctgcctgcagaaaCATTCCTTTGCAGTGTTTAACAGCAAGTGCAAGCTCTTCAAACAAATTACTGGAAGAAAGGCAAATATGCTCCTCCTACGGGTTATCCATGATCTTTCACCATGGTCAATGATATAACCCTCTAACAACACTAGGTTTCTTCCGACTGTTACTGATCTACAGAAAACAGTCATGGTCAGGGAAATTGCTATTTTCTGCTTGTTACATAATCTGTTTTGCTCCTTGTAAAAGTTTTGGAAACGAACAGATGGATGAATGAACTATTCCTCAGCTTGAATGCAATACTTTCcatcttgcttttcttctcttgtcCTCGTCGTGAAAACGCAGCAGGTCTAAATCGATGAATGACaattattctgaaaaaagaaaacgtTACCTTGGGCCTGAAAGTAAATGCAGGGGCACAGGAGTCCAAAGGAGCCAAGGAAGTCCTAACCTCCCAAAGCAGTATTGGTTTAAATGTTCCAAGAAGATAGTGTTTTAGGACCTGGCTTAAGCATCCTGGCTAACTCCTTACCCTGTTCCGTCTCACTGACCAGCTTGGAGAGCTTGGATCGGATGACTGGAGTGGCTGCCATGGAAAGGAACAGAATCCCATAACCTGTGAGCAAGATACAGCACATTAGGGAAAGCTCAGCTGAAAAGTAGTCTCCAAAGTCAATCCAAGAAATCTGTAGCTCCAGGCAGTTTCTCCCTGCTATATTTAGAACCCAATTCACCCTCCTGCATCTCATAATGCACTTTAGTCTGTGTCTGCAGTGTCATACAGCTTCTGGGAAACTTCATATTCTAGGAACTCTATGGTTGCAGTTTAAACTCCAGTGTTTGGCAAGCTCTGCTGTCAGCAAGCCAGTTTTGTTGGTAAACGGGCTGAAACGGAGGCAGAATTTCCTCCACGTGCTTCAACTCCCAGAAGCACACTGCCCTCCCGCACCTACTGGCATCTCCGAGCTAAGAGCCTGCGATACGGGGATTGAAGAATTCAGCATCACCTGTAAACATCTGTGGTGTTGTCGTAGCAAGAGAAATCACCACCAGTCCAGAAATATTGGAGATCAGCCCTATCTCTGCCACCCAGGTGTctctgaggcagagctgcagcagccgtAGCCCTCCCAGGCTGCTCAGGTAAGCCAGGTAAGTGGCGGCTGAGCCGTACCCGATGAGGTCAGCAGCCCAGCAGAGAGGGGAGCCAAGCTCGTACAAAACAAAGAGGTCCTTGGTTCCAAAATGCACAGTGACAAGGAGAAAGAAAGCCAGGGAGTAGAGCGCGAGCTTCCGCCTGGAGCTCGGGTGTTCCGGGGCCGTGTACAGCCTGTAGACAGCCCTGTAATGACTGAGCGTGAGCAGCTTGGCCGGTTTCCGCTGCTTCACCGATTCCTGAAGGCAGAAAGCGGCGTAGAGAGCGGTCGCCAGGCTGGCGGCAAGCACGAGCCAAAAGGGGTTGATGTAGCCCTGCACCTTGCGCCACTGGCCGCCGCCGATGCTGGCCAGCATGCCCGCGACGCCGAGGCACGCCTCGAGGACGGCGACACGGAAGGTCCGCGTGCGCTGGTCGCTGGTGTCGGCCACGTAGGCGAAGCAGCCGGCCAGGATCAGGTTGTAGTCTCCCAGGAGGCCGCTCAAGATGCGTCCAAGGAGAAAGTAGGCAACGTGCAGCTGCAGGTACATGACGAGAAGGTAGACGGCCGCTTGCACGGCCATACCCACCGCCGGCAGGACGAGCGCCGGGCGGCGGCCCACGCTGTCGCTCCATGGCCCAAAGAGCGTCACGGAGAAGAGCCCCACGAAGAACCCTCCCAGGTTGATACAGAGGTTCCAGTGGGAGACCAGCGCTTCCACCTCCTGCAAGAGAAACAGGCCCCTGAGGCCACCAGCACCCAACACCGCCCCGGAGCGGCGGCAGCACCCCCGGTTGTGTGTCGTGTCgtcgtgtgtgtgtccccccctccccgccccggctcccCACCTGCCGCAGGGGCTCGTCGCCGGCGCTGCCGTTCCCGCAGCCGGCGGGGCTGGTGGCGTTGGGGCCGCTGTAGCCGCGCTCGGCCCCCAGCCGGTCCCAGAGGTACTGGGTGGCGAGCGGGCCCTGCAGGCCGAGGGCCAGGGTGGCCAGGAAGAGGAGCGGCTCgacggcgggcagcggcgggcagcggcgggcgggcggcggcgcggccatggcggcggggggcgggggagcggcgcgCCCCGCCCGGGAACGGGACGGCACGGGACAAGCCCCGGCTCCGCCCCGGGGGAACCGGGGACGGGGTTTGGGCCTGCGTGTAGCTCTTCCTctcggaggaggaggaagggacgGGCTCCGCGTCTGCGTCGCGTTACGGCCAGTGA contains:
- the SLC46A1 gene encoding proton-coupled folate transporter; this encodes MAAPPPARRCPPLPAVEPLLFLATLALGLQGPLATQYLWDRLGAERGYSGPNATSPAGCGNGSAGDEPLRQEVEALVSHWNLCINLGGFFVGLFSVTLFGPWSDSVGRRPALVLPAVGMAVQAAVYLLVMYLQLHVAYFLLGRILSGLLGDYNLILAGCFAYVADTSDQRTRTFRVAVLEACLGVAGMLASIGGGQWRKVQGYINPFWLVLAASLATALYAAFCLQESVKQRKPAKLLTLSHYRAVYRLYTAPEHPSSRRKLALYSLAFFLLVTVHFGTKDLFVLYELGSPLCWAADLIGYGSAATYLAYLSSLGGLRLLQLCLRDTWVAEIGLISNISGLVVISLATTTPQMFTGYGILFLSMAATPVIRSKLSKLVSETEQGALFASVACVEGLCSLVATGVFNSLYPASLHFMRGFPFLFGAIILLIPAAVIGWIEIWDSNHDYNHFSDASLSPADGSSAS